A window of Nitrospirota bacterium contains these coding sequences:
- a CDS encoding HD domain-containing phosphohydrolase, whose protein sequence is MADEKSDSRGEARQAFFAKQQLIDSCRAAFQLMSAVLKNVTLYPESHPIMLTGAEKLLNKIAELLVGRKEAAFYLVGGELFFEKTSIPVDQSLTLALEQFTNRDLGGIVFKPGLTADDLLRFGSVMSKEASYFTGAADPNTVLAQEEIRHIELHRVLLVDKDAGGAIKAGKRRASEIFRETVETMKELVTAVQTDKASNVRKMNSIVQTMVDNVLENRDAYLGLTNLKMYDEYTFAHSVNVSILAVSLGTFLSFQKAQIAALGLAGLMHDIGKVNVAHGIINKPDRLSNEEFDQVKRHPVEGGLILAGTPGVSKLAMVAAFEHHQHGGDRGYPRLDGERHQHPFSQIVSLVDAYEAITASRVYYSAQTPPDQAVRILLKKRGSPFNAVLVNAFVRMIGIFPIGTVARMDTGETGVVVHQTGDLMRPRVLLLTRFDGSEKSEQPVSLLETAGGRFKRSIVGTVYPAGLDVKQYLD, encoded by the coding sequence GTGGCCGATGAGAAAAGCGATAGCCGCGGCGAGGCGAGACAGGCCTTTTTCGCGAAGCAGCAGCTGATCGATTCCTGCCGGGCGGCGTTCCAGCTCATGTCGGCCGTGCTGAAGAACGTGACGCTCTACCCGGAATCGCACCCGATCATGCTGACGGGCGCTGAAAAGCTGCTGAACAAGATCGCCGAACTGCTCGTGGGCCGGAAAGAAGCGGCCTTTTACCTGGTGGGCGGCGAACTGTTCTTCGAAAAGACCTCGATCCCGGTGGACCAGAGCCTCACGCTGGCCCTGGAGCAGTTCACGAACCGGGACCTCGGCGGCATCGTTTTCAAACCGGGCCTCACCGCAGATGACCTCCTCCGGTTCGGCAGCGTGATGAGCAAGGAGGCATCCTACTTTACGGGCGCGGCGGACCCCAATACCGTGCTCGCGCAGGAGGAGATCAGGCATATCGAGCTGCACCGCGTCCTGCTGGTGGACAAGGATGCGGGAGGAGCGATCAAGGCGGGAAAGCGGAGGGCATCGGAGATATTCAGGGAAACAGTCGAGACCATGAAGGAGCTGGTGACGGCCGTGCAGACGGATAAGGCGTCCAATGTCCGTAAAATGAATTCCATTGTCCAGACCATGGTCGACAATGTTCTCGAGAACCGGGATGCCTACCTCGGACTCACCAATCTCAAAATGTATGACGAATACACCTTCGCCCACTCCGTGAACGTCTCGATCCTTGCCGTCTCCCTGGGCACGTTTCTGTCTTTCCAGAAGGCCCAGATCGCCGCGCTGGGGCTGGCGGGGCTCATGCACGACATCGGGAAGGTGAACGTCGCTCACGGGATCATCAACAAGCCGGACAGGCTTTCCAACGAAGAGTTCGACCAGGTCAAACGGCACCCTGTTGAAGGAGGGCTGATCCTCGCGGGCACGCCCGGCGTTTCCAAGCTGGCCATGGTCGCCGCCTTCGAACACCACCAGCACGGCGGCGACCGGGGATACCCCCGGCTGGACGGGGAGCGTCACCAGCATCCCTTTTCACAGATCGTTTCGCTGGTAGACGCTTACGAGGCCATCACCGCGTCCCGTGTCTATTACAGCGCGCAAACGCCGCCGGACCAGGCGGTCCGGATACTGCTGAAGAAGCGCGGGTCTCCCTTCAACGCTGTGCTGGTGAACGCCTTTGTCAGAATGATCGGCATATTCCCGATCGGCACCGTTGCCAGGATGGATACGGGAGAAACGGGCGTCGTTGTGCACCAAACGGGCGACCTCATGCGGCCCCGGGTGCTGCTCCTGACCAGGTTCGACGGATCGGAAAAAAGCGAACAGCCGGTCAGCCTTCTCGAGACCGCCGGCGGTCGGTTTAAGCGCTCGATCGTTGGAACCGTCTATCCGGCGGGACTCGATGTGAAGCAATATCTGGACTGA
- a CDS encoding DEAD/DEAH box helicase: MPASPLSVFHPLVEQWFRENFGAPTDIQAKAWPEIIRGRNVLVTAPTGSGKTLAAFLWSFHQLITGAWPGGKVRLLYVSPLKALNNDVQRNVLGPLADLKQVFERAGAPFPGIAVLTRSGDTPGTERRRM; this comes from the coding sequence ATGCCTGCTTCGCCCCTATCCGTCTTCCATCCTCTCGTTGAACAATGGTTCCGGGAAAACTTCGGTGCGCCGACCGATATCCAGGCGAAGGCATGGCCCGAGATCATCCGGGGGAGGAACGTTCTCGTGACCGCGCCGACGGGATCAGGGAAAACGCTGGCGGCCTTCCTCTGGAGCTTCCATCAACTGATCACGGGGGCATGGCCCGGCGGAAAAGTCCGGCTGCTCTACGTATCTCCGCTCAAGGCACTGAATAACGATGTACAGCGAAACGTGCTCGGGCCGCTTGCAGATCTGAAGCAGGTCTTTGAGCGGGCAGGCGCGCCCTTTCCCGGAATTGCGGTGCTCACAAGGAGCGGTGACACGCCCGGAACGGAACGGCGCAGAATG